One genomic segment of Panicum virgatum strain AP13 chromosome 2N, P.virgatum_v5, whole genome shotgun sequence includes these proteins:
- the LOC120662471 gene encoding probable disease resistance protein At1g61300 has translation MAFMVQLIKPILMPIYNLIFKHAAYPFKVTKNVKDFREATNDLHAKSKDVQDQIEIVERQGMSASNEVQRWLGRVETIKQQEELIDCKYDQRYKIFGCCAPNCWSNYRISKDAAEKVLRIKECIASKPCDFAVQLAPSSVQEMPCSATEQQPSRVAILQEALRCIKNEPVGVIGIWGLGGVGKTHLLIEINNSFIGDTFFDSVTFITASKDCSVRKIQDEIVNKLHLHRDSDVASQAKIIFNFFNKRTFLILLDDIWDQIDLQAVGIPLGSRTINQIRRKVVLTTRSKNVCGLMEVRKYINVACLQDDEAWHLFRDKVGLETFSNPRIEALAKELVKGLKGLPLALITTGRAMHPKTDPVEWESAIAYMKQSCCDKDDPVSMESVFRQLKFSYDRLRNDTLRQCFLTCSLWPEDKEIEMEALAECWLGLGLVDECDIHKSNIKVHSIIGELKSTSLLENCEGINPSKPYTDGVKMHDVVRDMALWIACGHDERNGRWVVHAGVGVNSSMNTIAWSQAECISLMCNKMMELPPFGPKPCFRRLRILDLRWNMLDQRIAAYIQSFTALTYLNLSCNRFTNIPEEICTLANLEYLNLSSNPIKQEVPKSLGNLTRLKFLNLEGTSIGIPEGIISSLKSLKVLDMRTLEKFSNTSIFLELCTLTNLKAVHMVVHGASEYKSLGKIHSIPIRFLTVENLREKFAFRLSGGTFADEIVRRTLYKLDICSSYMEQIDVSGIFETPFEALSVLKLDSLVNLREILWKGLSPQGIFPRLTHLQIVNCPQIQHISWATYLPCLEYVDVSFCYNLKQAFRSRMHDENPKTSMGTLPCLRLLYSGNNTEFASLCDSHVTFPSLETLEFMDCPNLKRLPFTMQNLPPKLRTLEFNTVTEWNRLEWEDQGVKSYLQPFLKFRFKEY, from the coding sequence ATGGCCTTCATGGTTCAATTAATCAAACCAATCCTGATGCCGATTTATAATCTCATATTCAAGCATGCAGCTTACCCTTTCAAGGTTACCAAAAATGTGAAGGATTTCAGGGAGGCTACCAATGATCTACATGCAAAAAGTAAAGATGTTCAGGACCAGATTGAGATCGTTGAACGACAAGGGATGTCAGCGTCCAACGAAGTGCAACGGTGGCTAGGTAGGGTTGAAACTATCAAACAACAGGAAGAGCTGATTGACTGCAAATACGATCAGAGATACAAAATATTTGGATGCTGCGCACCGAATTGCTGGTCAAACTATAGAATTAGCAAAGATGCTGCCGAGAAGGTTCTCCGCATCAAAGAATGCATAGCCAGTAAACCATGTGATTTTGCAGTTCAGCTTGCACCCTCTTCTGTCCAAGAGATGCCATGTTCAGCGACAGAGCAGCAACCTTCCAGAGTTGCTATCTTACAAGAGGCCTTGCGGTGCATTAAGAATGAACCGGTGGGGGTTATTGGGATTTGGGGCCTAGGGGGAGTGGGCAAGACCCATCTTCTGATCGAGATTAATAACTCTTTCATTGGGGACACATTCTTTGATTCTGTTACCTTTATCACGGCCTCCAAAGACTGTTCGGTGAGAAAGATCCAAGATGAAATAGTGAACAAGCTTCATTTACATAGAGATAGTGATGTAGCATCCCAAGCCAAAATCATTTTCAACTTCTTCAATAAAAGAACTTTTCTGATATTATTAGATGATATTTGGGATCAGATTGATCTGCAAGCAGTGGGCATACCCCTTGGTAGCCGTACCATAAACCAAATCAGGAGAAAAGTGGTTCTCACAACCAGATCCAAAAATGTGTGTGGTCTAATGGAGGTCAGGAAATATATAAATGTGGCGTGTTTGCAAGATGATGAGGCGTGGCACCTGTTTAGAGACAAGGTTGGACTTGAGACATTTTCTAATCCTCGTATCGAAGCTCTTGCGAAAGAACTTGTGAAGGGACTGAAAGGCTTGCCTTTAGCTTTGATAACTACTGGGCGGGCAATGCATCCAAAAACTGACCCCGTAGAATGGGAATCTGCCATTGCTTACATGAAACAGTCATGTTGTGATAAGGATGATCCAGTTTCTATGGAAAGTGTCTTTAGGCAGCTCAAGTTCAGTTATGATCGGCTGAGAAATGATACCCTGAGACAGTGCTTCTTGACTTGCTCACTGTGGCCAGAAGATAAGGAGATCGAAATGGAAGCTCTAGCTGAATGCTGGTTGGGCTTAGGTCTGGTGGATGAATGCGATATACATAAATCCAACATAAAAGTGCATAGTATAATAGGTGAACTTAAATCTACAAGTTTGTTAGAGAATTGTGAAGGTATAAATCCATCAAAGCCATATACAGATGGTGTTAAAATGCATGATGTGGTTCGAGACATGGCCCTTTGGATAGCTTGCGGCCATGATGAGAGGAACGGCAGGTGGGTGGTCCATGCAGGAGTTGGTGTCAATTCATCTATGAACACCATTGCTTGGAGCCAAGCTGAATGCATATCATTGATGTGTAATAAAATGATGGAACTTCCTCCTTTTGGTCCAAAGCCCTGCTTCAGGAGACTAAGGATCTTGGACCTTAGATGGAATATGTTGGATCAGAGGATAGCTGCATATATTCAGAGTTTCACTGCACTGACATATCTAAATCTTAGCTGCAACAGGTTCACTAATATACCTGAAGAAATATGTACCTTGGCAAACTTGGAATATCTCAATTTATCGAGCAACCCAATTAAACAGGAAGTGCCTAAGTCCCTTGGAAACCTTACTAGGCTCAAATTCTTAAATCTGGAAGGCACCAGCATCGGGATACCAGAGGGGATCATCTCAAGCCTTAAATCATTGAAGGTATTAGACATGAGGACTCTTGAGAAATTCAGTAACACATCAATATTTCTAGAGCTGTGCACCCTGACGAACTTAAAAGCAGTTCATATGGTAGTTCATGGTGCTTCTGAATATAAATCATTAGGCAAGATTCATAGCATCCCCATAAGGTTTTTAACTGTAGAAAATTTAAGGGAAAAGTTTGCATTCCGCCTCTCTGGTGGTACCTTCGCAGATGAAATTGTACGAAGGACCTTATATAAGCTGGATATTTGTTCTAGCTACATGGAGCAAATAGACGTATCAGGTATATTTGAAACCCCATTTGAGGCTCTCAGTGTGCTCAAGCTTGATAGTTTGGTGAACCTCAGAGAGATACTTTGGAAAGGACTATCTCCGCAGGGTATATTCCCAAGGCTCACTCATTTGCAAATAGTCAATTGCCCCCAGATACAGCACATCTCTTGGGCCACGTACTTGCCTTGCCTTGAATATGTTGATGTGTCTTTCTGTTATAATCTGAAGCAAGCCTTTAGGAGCAGGATGCATGATGAGAATCCAAAGACATCAATGGGCACACTCCCTTGTCTCAGGCTTCTGTATTCAGGGAACAACACTGAGTTTGCCAGCTTGTGCGATTCTCACGTAACATTCCCATCCCTGGAGACCCTGGAATTCATGGATTGTCCAAATTTGAAGAGGCTTCCTTTCACGATGCAAAACTTGCCGCCCAAATTGCGTACACTAGAATTCAATACTGTTACAGAATGGAACAGATTGGAATGGGAGGACCAAGGTGTCAAGTCTTACTTGCAACCCTTTCTTAAGTTCCGCTTTAAAGAATACTAG